In a single window of the Saccharothrix australiensis genome:
- a CDS encoding cytochrome P450, with amino-acid sequence MLVLPSLADPAALRDWHGTFRAFREHDRVHWDEGAGTWLVTHYHDVVAALHNDLLDSCGPTSFMGLFPPAEQEEFRDLQAFYESWMVFSGPPYHQRVRSAVQGVLTPRAVARRRAEVRATARAQLDLARDGVVDFFADFARPLAISVISEVLGIPSDEWDVFSRWSHDLIAFIGAPRPEVEKARIARRAYAEMREYVLDFTAALRRAGRTDNPLLAVEPIGEHAVVGTFAQFLTGGCDPISSGIANTVVTMLRHPDQTARLRADRSLLPTAVEEFLRYEAPFTLAPRVAREPVTVADRELPAGSRVMLMFTAANRDPAVFRDPDRVDVGRSPNPHLAFGKGNHYCIGAGLARLEMAETIDTLLTEAPDLALAGDVEWTASLGLRSVAKLPVTVGR; translated from the coding sequence ATGCTGGTGCTTCCTTCGTTGGCCGACCCTGCCGCACTGCGGGACTGGCACGGCACGTTCCGCGCATTCCGCGAGCACGACCGGGTCCACTGGGACGAAGGGGCGGGCACGTGGCTGGTCACGCATTACCACGACGTCGTCGCCGCGCTGCACAACGACCTGCTCGACTCGTGCGGACCGACGTCGTTCATGGGCCTGTTCCCACCCGCGGAACAGGAGGAGTTCCGCGACCTCCAGGCGTTCTACGAGAGCTGGATGGTCTTCTCCGGACCGCCCTACCACCAGCGCGTCCGCAGCGCCGTGCAGGGCGTGCTGACCCCGCGCGCGGTCGCCCGGCGGCGGGCGGAGGTCCGCGCGACCGCGCGGGCCCAGCTCGACCTGGCCCGCGACGGCGTCGTGGACTTCTTCGCCGACTTCGCCCGGCCGCTCGCGATCTCCGTCATCTCCGAGGTGCTCGGCATCCCGTCCGACGAGTGGGACGTGTTCTCCCGCTGGTCGCACGACCTGATCGCGTTCATCGGCGCGCCGCGGCCCGAGGTCGAGAAGGCGCGGATCGCGCGGCGGGCCTACGCGGAAATGCGCGAGTACGTGCTGGACTTCACCGCCGCGCTGCGCCGCGCGGGCCGCACCGACAACCCCCTGCTCGCCGTGGAGCCGATCGGCGAGCACGCCGTCGTCGGCACGTTCGCGCAATTCCTGACCGGTGGCTGCGACCCCATTTCCTCGGGCATCGCCAACACGGTCGTCACCATGCTCCGCCACCCCGACCAGACGGCGCGGCTGCGCGCGGACCGCTCGCTGCTGCCGACGGCCGTCGAGGAGTTCCTGCGCTACGAAGCCCCGTTCACGCTCGCGCCGCGCGTCGCGCGCGAGCCGGTGACCGTCGCCGACCGGGAGCTGCCCGCGGGCTCCCGCGTGATGCTGATGTTCACGGCGGCCAACCGCGACCCGGCGGTGTTCCGCGACCCGGACCGGGTCGACGTCGGGCGCTCGCCGAACCCGCACCTGGCGTTCGGCAAGGGCAACCACTACTGCATCGGCGCGGGGCTCGCACGGCTGGAGATGGCCGAGACCATCGACACCCTGCTCACCGAGGCCCCCGACCTGGCGCTCGCGGGCGACGTGGAGTGGACCGCGAGCCTGGGCCTGCGCTCGGTGGCCAAGCTACCCGTCACCGTCGGGCGGTGA
- a CDS encoding serine hydrolase domain-containing protein: MTARGLDGLLASAPGAVVGVHRCGVDVFLASGGTALRRPRPVDPATRFEIGSVTKVFTALLLAELVQRGEVRHDDPVDRYLGTRLGDAVTLERLATHTSGLRRLPPGLLRAAVPTWRTDPYRDFGPAEFEVALRRARPRGHHRVRYSNFGVAALGLALAHAAERPFEDLLAERVTRPLGLTDTGFGVAPQATGHLRGRPRPPWTMPGMPAAGALRSSARDLLALLTALLDRRPESLAPALADVVTPRATTPDGDRVCLVWSLRHRAGHDLVFHAGATRGFTAFAGCCPQRRTALVALTNTGPTLRSPFVQLSYEALRALADERHGRETPAGRAAVGTEPAVGTEPRATTEPTGAARGPSRPAP, from the coding sequence GTGACCGCACGCGGCCTCGACGGGCTGCTGGCCTCCGCGCCGGGCGCGGTGGTGGGCGTCCACCGGTGCGGCGTCGACGTGTTCCTGGCCTCGGGCGGCACCGCGCTGCGCCGGCCGCGGCCGGTCGACCCGGCCACGCGGTTCGAGATCGGTTCGGTCACGAAGGTGTTCACGGCGCTGCTGCTGGCGGAGCTGGTCCAGCGCGGCGAGGTGCGGCACGACGACCCGGTGGACCGGTACCTGGGCACGCGCCTCGGCGACGCCGTCACCCTGGAGCGGCTCGCCACGCACACCTCCGGCCTGCGCCGCCTGCCGCCCGGCCTGCTCCGGGCGGCCGTGCCGACCTGGCGCACGGACCCCTACCGCGACTTCGGGCCCGCCGAGTTCGAGGTGGCGCTGCGACGGGCCCGGCCACGCGGCCACCACCGCGTGCGGTACTCCAACTTCGGCGTCGCCGCCCTGGGCCTGGCGCTGGCGCACGCGGCCGAGCGGCCGTTCGAGGACCTGCTGGCGGAGCGCGTGACGCGGCCCCTCGGCCTGACCGACACGGGGTTCGGGGTGGCGCCGCAGGCCACCGGCCACCTGCGCGGCCGACCGCGCCCGCCGTGGACGATGCCGGGCATGCCCGCGGCAGGCGCGCTGCGCTCGTCCGCGCGCGACCTGCTCGCGCTCCTCACCGCGCTGCTGGACCGGCGTCCGGAGTCGCTGGCACCCGCGCTCGCCGACGTGGTGACACCGCGCGCCACGACGCCCGACGGCGACCGCGTGTGCCTGGTGTGGAGCCTGCGCCACCGCGCCGGGCACGACCTGGTGTTCCACGCCGGCGCGACGCGCGGGTTCACCGCGTTCGCGGGCTGCTGCCCGCAGCGCCGCACCGCGCTCGTCGCGCTGACCAACACGGGTCCGACGCTGCGGTCGCCCTTCGTCCAGCTGTCCTACGAAGCGTTGCGCGCCTTGGCCGACGAGCGGCACGGGCGGGAGACCCCGGCCGGGCGGGCGGCCGTCGGCACCGAACCGGCCGTCGGCACCGAACCGAGAGCGACCACCGAACCGACCGGCGCGGCGCGCGGCCCATCCCGGCCGGCGCCGTGA
- a CDS encoding DUF6895 family protein, producing MTVAPVAHTAHGVATRALAWLHEHRALGGFQDDATADLDDPDGVYKPLGEASLAASIVLREGVTGGTQLRHARELLDFCWAQLRHGDLLYERQLRHTLLTDPLEVYAPFARAGHRHQALEEVLAHTSAVDAMTEVVPNRRIAVANAHRTVGIPRDDDWDALAGATWLGRAPEPWAIDWHTAYCATHTVFHLTDWGAHPDGLPRHVVDHLTAWLPVWFDVWAEARQWDLVGELLVVGACLPEPRVDPAEWAVFAAAQQADGLVPRDGDPVAGDATERFRDHQHTGVVAVLAGTVALSRLLGSAR from the coding sequence ATGACGGTCGCACCGGTCGCGCACACGGCGCACGGGGTCGCGACCCGCGCCCTGGCGTGGCTCCACGAGCACCGCGCACTCGGCGGTTTCCAGGACGACGCGACGGCCGACCTCGACGACCCGGACGGCGTCTACAAGCCCCTCGGCGAGGCGTCGCTGGCGGCGTCGATCGTGCTCCGCGAGGGCGTCACGGGCGGCACCCAGCTCCGGCACGCCCGTGAGCTGCTGGACTTCTGCTGGGCCCAGCTTCGGCACGGCGACCTGCTCTACGAGCGCCAACTGCGGCACACGCTGCTCACCGACCCGCTGGAGGTGTACGCGCCCTTCGCCCGCGCCGGCCACCGCCACCAGGCCCTGGAAGAGGTGCTGGCGCACACCTCGGCGGTCGATGCCATGACCGAGGTCGTCCCGAACCGGCGGATCGCCGTGGCGAACGCGCACCGCACCGTGGGCATCCCGCGCGACGACGACTGGGACGCGCTGGCCGGCGCCACGTGGCTGGGCCGCGCACCCGAGCCGTGGGCGATCGACTGGCACACCGCGTACTGCGCGACGCACACCGTCTTCCACCTCACCGACTGGGGCGCGCACCCGGACGGCCTGCCCCGGCACGTCGTCGACCACCTGACCGCCTGGCTGCCGGTGTGGTTCGACGTCTGGGCCGAGGCCCGCCAGTGGGACCTGGTCGGCGAGCTGCTGGTGGTCGGCGCGTGCCTGCCCGAGCCGCGCGTCGACCCCGCCGAGTGGGCGGTGTTCGCGGCGGCGCAGCAGGCCGACGGGCTCGTGCCGCGCGACGGCGACCCGGTGGCGGGTGACGCGACCGAGCGGTTCCGCGACCACCAGCACACGGGCGTGGTCGCCGTGCTCGCGGGCACGGTCGCGCTGTCCCGGCTGCTCGGGTCCGCCCGGTGA
- a CDS encoding ABC transporter transmembrane domain-containing protein — MGEAFTAPRPADVRGPGRFLWWLVAAQRRRVALGALLGSSWMVSLAVPPYLLAHAIDDGLVAGDAGALAVWVAALLGAGVLSAALAVARHRTMTKVRMDASFRTIRAVVRHSAHLGATLGRRVDAGEVVAIGVADVQVIAQSLTVTGPGVGAVVAYVAVAAVVLSISPPLALVVLCGVPLLAVTVGPLLRRIERTGAGYREHQGALTTRLVDVLDGLRVLNGLGGKDRHAARFGAESRELCERGYRVGAAASWVGALAGGLPALFLAVVTWLAARPAATGAITVGDLVAVHGYVAVLVVPVAFFIEGGGDVARAVTAARRVVRLLALTHDHADDPAAVAAPPSPATLRDPGSGVEVAPHRLTALVSSRAADAAEVVDRLGRFARSAATWAGAPLAAVPLGRVRDRILVADHDAELFAGSVREVVAGRRDVDDDAVRAALHAAVATDVVAALPGGLDARITAHGHNLSGGQRQRVRLARALCADAEVLLAVEPTSALDAHTEATLISRLRAAREGRTTLVTTTSPLVLDQVDVVVYLVDGAVRAVGAHRDLLRSEPGYRALVSRGVAEEAVG; from the coding sequence GTGGGAGAAGCCTTCACCGCGCCACGACCGGCGGACGTCCGCGGCCCCGGCCGATTCCTGTGGTGGCTGGTCGCCGCCCAGCGCCGCCGCGTCGCGCTGGGCGCGCTGCTGGGCAGTTCGTGGATGGTGAGCCTGGCCGTGCCCCCGTACCTGCTCGCGCACGCGATCGACGACGGCCTGGTCGCGGGTGACGCCGGTGCGCTCGCGGTGTGGGTGGCGGCGCTGCTGGGCGCGGGCGTCCTGAGCGCGGCGCTCGCCGTCGCCCGGCACCGCACCATGACCAAGGTCCGCATGGACGCCTCGTTCCGCACCATCCGGGCGGTGGTCCGGCACTCCGCCCACCTGGGCGCGACGCTGGGCCGCCGGGTCGACGCGGGCGAGGTCGTCGCCATCGGCGTCGCGGACGTGCAGGTGATCGCGCAGTCGCTGACCGTCACGGGTCCGGGCGTCGGCGCGGTCGTCGCCTACGTCGCCGTCGCCGCGGTGGTGCTGTCGATCTCACCGCCGCTGGCGCTCGTCGTGCTGTGCGGCGTGCCGCTGCTGGCGGTCACGGTCGGCCCGCTGCTGCGCCGGATCGAGCGCACGGGCGCGGGGTACCGCGAGCACCAGGGCGCGCTGACCACCCGGCTGGTCGACGTGCTGGACGGGCTGCGCGTCCTCAACGGCCTGGGCGGCAAGGACCGGCACGCCGCCCGGTTCGGCGCCGAGTCGCGGGAGCTGTGCGAGCGGGGCTACCGGGTCGGCGCGGCGGCGAGCTGGGTGGGCGCGCTGGCGGGCGGCCTGCCCGCGCTGTTCCTGGCCGTCGTCACGTGGCTCGCGGCGCGGCCGGCCGCGACGGGCGCGATCACCGTCGGGGACCTCGTGGCCGTGCACGGCTACGTCGCGGTGCTGGTGGTGCCGGTGGCGTTCTTCATCGAGGGCGGCGGCGACGTCGCGCGGGCCGTGACCGCCGCCCGCCGGGTCGTCCGGCTGCTGGCGCTCACCCACGACCACGCGGACGACCCGGCCGCGGTCGCCGCGCCGCCGTCGCCCGCCACCCTGCGCGACCCCGGCTCGGGCGTGGAGGTCGCGCCGCACCGGCTGACGGCGCTGGTGTCGTCCCGCGCCGCCGACGCCGCCGAGGTGGTCGACCGGCTCGGCCGGTTCGCCCGCTCCGCCGCCACGTGGGCCGGCGCGCCGCTGGCCGCCGTCCCGCTCGGGCGGGTGCGCGACCGGATCCTGGTCGCCGACCACGACGCGGAACTCTTCGCGGGCAGCGTGCGCGAGGTCGTGGCGGGCCGCCGCGACGTGGACGACGACGCCGTCCGGGCGGCGCTGCACGCGGCGGTCGCCACCGACGTCGTGGCGGCGTTGCCGGGCGGCCTCGACGCGCGGATCACCGCGCACGGCCACAACCTCTCCGGCGGGCAGCGCCAGCGGGTGCGGCTCGCCCGCGCCCTGTGCGCCGACGCGGAGGTCCTGCTCGCGGTGGAGCCGACCTCCGCCCTCGACGCCCACACCGAGGCCACGCTGATCAGCCGGTTGCGCGCGGCGCGCGAGGGTCGCACGACGCTGGTCACCACCACGTCGCCGCTGGTGCTCGACCAGGTGGACGTGGTGGTGTACCTGGTGGACGGCGCGGTGCGGGCGGTGGGCGCGCACCGCGACCTGTTGCGCTCGGAGCCGGGTTATCGCGCGCTGGTGTCCCGTGGTGTGGCCGAGGAGGCGGTCGGGTGA
- a CDS encoding ABC transporter ATP-binding protein, producing the protein MTTTLPVATGAQVRRAAWADVRADRGAFVALLALNALAAAAGLVGPWLLGRVVDAVESSPGPAVLGEVDRLALLILVATLGQVVLARQALHVGYRFGERAAARVRERLLDRVLALPASVVERTPAGDLIARGTTDTAVVATALRRAAPEVLVAVVQAVFLVTAVLVLDPLIGACGLACLVVVALALRWYLRRARVAYLAEADAGARLADVVASTAGGARTVEALGLARRREQAAEDAVDCSRRARLRTLWLRSVLFPAVDVSHVLPVVGVLAVGGALYFDGVASLGTVVAAAVYLRQLAGPLDTLMLWVDQLQSAGAAYARVEGLAAVGGERRASDAPADDRIEVAGVRYAYDGGPDVLHGIDLVVRPGERVAVVGPSGAGKSTLGRLLAGVDRPTGGRVSVGGVPVADLAPERLRRQVVLVTQDHHVFRATVRENLLVAGPDAGDAELRAALAAVGATWADELPDGLDTELGGAHRLDGGQAQQLSLARVVLADPHTVVLDEATALLDPTTARNTERALAAVLEGRTVIAIAHRLQTAHSADRVVVLEEGRLIEQGAHDDLVGRDGVYAALWRSWHGD; encoded by the coding sequence ATGACCACGACGCTGCCGGTCGCGACCGGGGCACAGGTCCGCCGCGCGGCGTGGGCGGACGTCCGCGCCGACCGGGGCGCGTTCGTCGCCCTGCTCGCGCTGAACGCGCTCGCCGCCGCGGCCGGCCTCGTCGGGCCGTGGCTGCTCGGCCGCGTCGTCGACGCCGTCGAGTCCTCGCCGGGTCCGGCGGTGCTCGGCGAGGTGGACCGGCTGGCGCTGCTGATCCTGGTCGCGACGCTCGGGCAGGTCGTGCTCGCGCGGCAGGCGCTGCACGTCGGGTACCGGTTCGGCGAGCGCGCCGCCGCCCGCGTCCGGGAACGCCTGCTCGACCGAGTGCTCGCCCTGCCCGCGTCGGTCGTGGAGCGCACGCCCGCCGGCGACCTGATCGCCAGGGGCACCACCGACACCGCGGTGGTCGCCACGGCCCTGCGCAGGGCCGCGCCGGAGGTGTTGGTCGCCGTGGTGCAGGCGGTGTTCCTCGTCACCGCCGTGCTCGTGCTCGACCCGTTGATCGGCGCGTGCGGGCTGGCCTGCCTGGTGGTGGTCGCGCTGGCGCTGCGCTGGTACCTGCGCCGCGCCCGCGTCGCGTACCTCGCGGAGGCGGACGCGGGCGCGCGCCTGGCCGACGTCGTCGCGAGCACCGCGGGCGGCGCGCGCACCGTGGAGGCGCTCGGCCTGGCCCGGCGACGCGAGCAGGCGGCGGAGGACGCCGTCGACTGCTCGCGCCGGGCGCGGCTGCGGACCCTGTGGCTGCGTTCCGTGCTCTTCCCCGCCGTGGACGTGTCGCACGTGCTGCCCGTCGTCGGCGTGCTGGCGGTCGGCGGCGCGCTGTACTTCGACGGCGTGGCGAGCCTGGGCACCGTCGTCGCCGCCGCGGTGTACCTGCGGCAGCTCGCGGGCCCGCTGGACACCCTCATGCTGTGGGTGGACCAGTTGCAGAGCGCGGGCGCGGCGTACGCGCGGGTCGAGGGCCTGGCGGCGGTCGGCGGCGAGCGGCGCGCGTCGGACGCGCCCGCCGACGACCGGATCGAGGTGGCCGGCGTCCGGTACGCCTACGACGGCGGCCCCGACGTGCTGCACGGCATCGACCTGGTGGTGCGGCCGGGCGAGCGGGTGGCGGTGGTCGGGCCGTCGGGCGCGGGCAAGTCCACGCTCGGCCGGCTGCTGGCGGGTGTCGACCGGCCGACCGGCGGCCGGGTCTCCGTCGGCGGCGTGCCGGTCGCGGACCTGGCCCCGGAGCGGCTCCGCCGCCAGGTCGTGCTGGTCACCCAGGACCACCACGTCTTCCGCGCCACGGTGCGGGAGAACCTGCTCGTCGCCGGGCCGGACGCGGGCGACGCGGAGCTGCGCGCCGCGCTCGCCGCCGTCGGCGCGACGTGGGCGGACGAGCTGCCGGACGGCCTGGACACCGAGCTGGGCGGCGCGCACCGGCTGGACGGCGGGCAGGCGCAGCAGCTGTCCCTGGCCCGCGTGGTGCTGGCGGACCCGCACACCGTGGTCCTCGACGAGGCGACGGCCCTGCTGGACCCGACGACCGCCCGCAACACCGAACGCGCCCTCGCGGCGGTCCTGGAGGGGCGCACGGTCATCGCGATCGCGCACCGCCTCCAGACCGCGCACAGCGCCGACCGCGTGGTGGTGCTGGAGGAGGGCCGGCTGATCGAGCAGGGGGCGCACGACGACCTGGTGGGGCGGGACGGGGTGTACGCGGCGCTGTGGCGCTCGTGGCACGGCGACTGA
- a CDS encoding flavin reductase family protein — protein MAEIDPVHFRQTLGRLPTGVTIVTSTDDRGEPIGVACNSFTSVSLDPPLVLACAAKGSSTWPAIRARAAFTVNVLDRHGEWLCRRFAAKGADRFAGVRWTPSPTGPELDGALAWISCTTEVEHEAGDHVIVVARVVGLSQSGLAGPPLVFHRGRYGSFFQPVIRPVPGLTG, from the coding sequence ATGGCCGAGATCGACCCGGTGCACTTCCGGCAGACCCTCGGCCGGCTGCCGACCGGCGTCACGATCGTCACGTCGACCGACGACCGCGGCGAGCCGATCGGCGTGGCGTGCAACTCCTTCACGTCGGTGTCGCTGGACCCGCCGCTGGTGCTGGCGTGCGCGGCGAAGGGCTCCTCGACGTGGCCCGCGATCCGCGCGCGCGCCGCGTTCACGGTCAACGTGCTGGACCGGCACGGCGAGTGGCTGTGCCGCCGGTTCGCGGCGAAGGGCGCGGACCGGTTCGCGGGCGTCCGCTGGACGCCGTCGCCGACCGGGCCGGAGCTGGACGGCGCGCTGGCGTGGATCTCGTGCACGACCGAGGTGGAGCACGAAGCCGGCGACCACGTGATCGTGGTGGCGCGGGTGGTCGGGCTGTCGCAGTCGGGCCTGGCGGGTCCGCCGCTGGTGTTCCACCGGGGCCGCTACGGCTCGTTCTTCCAGCCGGTGATCCGACCGGTGCCCGGCCTGACGGGCTGA
- a CDS encoding 3-hydroxyacyl-CoA dehydrogenase family protein, with protein MTDGPGHRLAVFGAGTMGVGITALAIGRGVPVTLVDVDAERLAAARARVRHELRTARMMGALPHDGPVGDLALADAADAAADATAVIEAITEAADLKVKVQNDIAAVVAPTALRVTNTSSIPVDELAGQVPRPEFLVGVHFMNPAYLIGTLEVVRGPRTGDAAMAAVRSLLDALGRKPIVVDDGPGFVTSRVLHRMINDAARVVEEGRATVEDVDALMEQCIGHRTGPLKTADLIGIDNLVDSLRVLYERTGDEGCKPSALLLRKVAEGHHGRKTGRGFYEYGTA; from the coding sequence ATGACCGACGGCCCAGGGCACCGGCTCGCGGTGTTCGGCGCGGGCACGATGGGCGTGGGCATCACCGCGCTGGCCATCGGGCGCGGCGTCCCGGTGACGCTCGTGGACGTCGACGCGGAGCGGTTGGCCGCCGCGCGGGCGCGAGTGCGCCACGAGCTGCGCACGGCCCGCATGATGGGCGCGCTGCCGCACGACGGGCCGGTGGGCGACCTGGCGCTGGCGGACGCCGCGGACGCCGCCGCCGACGCCACCGCCGTCATCGAGGCGATCACCGAGGCGGCGGACCTGAAGGTGAAGGTGCAGAACGACATCGCCGCCGTCGTCGCGCCCACCGCGCTGCGCGTCACCAACACCTCGTCCATCCCCGTCGACGAGCTGGCCGGCCAGGTGCCGCGACCGGAGTTCCTGGTCGGCGTGCACTTCATGAACCCCGCCTACCTGATCGGCACGCTGGAGGTCGTGCGCGGCCCGCGGACCGGCGACGCCGCGATGGCGGCCGTGCGCTCGCTGCTGGACGCGCTGGGGCGCAAGCCGATCGTCGTCGACGACGGGCCGGGCTTCGTCACCAGCCGGGTGCTGCACCGCATGATCAACGACGCGGCGCGGGTGGTCGAGGAGGGCCGCGCGACCGTCGAGGACGTCGACGCCCTGATGGAGCAGTGCATCGGCCACCGCACCGGCCCGCTCAAGACCGCCGACCTCATCGGCATCGACAACCTGGTGGACTCGCTGCGGGTGCTCTACGAGCGCACCGGCGACGAGGGCTGCAAACCCAGCGCGCTGCTGCTGCGCAAGGTCGCCGAGGGGCACCACGGCCGCAAGACCGGCCGCGGCTTCTACGAGTACGGGACCGCCTGA
- a CDS encoding O-methyltransferase yields the protein MAGQVELTETVLDYVREVSVREDDVLRELRGETAAMPALASMVTMPEEGQLLALLVGLVGAERVLELGTFTGYSALCMARALPPHGRLVTCDISERWTRVARRYWARAEVADRIDLRIGDAARTTADLLAEHGPGSFDLVFIDADKAGYPRYYEDALAHVRPGGLIVLDNTLFFGRVVDPAARDADTEAIRALNAALRTDDRVELCLLPMADGITLARRTKT from the coding sequence ATGGCCGGGCAGGTGGAGCTGACCGAGACCGTCCTCGACTACGTGCGCGAGGTCTCCGTGCGCGAGGACGACGTCCTGCGGGAGCTGCGCGGCGAGACCGCCGCGATGCCCGCGCTCGCCTCGATGGTCACCATGCCCGAGGAGGGCCAGCTCCTCGCGCTGCTGGTGGGCCTCGTCGGCGCGGAGCGCGTCCTGGAGCTGGGCACCTTCACCGGCTACAGCGCGCTGTGCATGGCCCGCGCCCTGCCGCCGCACGGGCGGCTCGTCACGTGCGACATCAGCGAGCGGTGGACCAGGGTCGCCCGCCGGTACTGGGCGCGGGCCGAGGTGGCCGACCGCATCGACCTCCGCATCGGCGACGCGGCGCGGACCACCGCCGACCTGCTCGCCGAGCACGGGCCGGGCTCGTTCGACCTGGTCTTCATCGACGCCGACAAGGCGGGCTACCCGCGCTACTACGAGGACGCGCTGGCCCACGTGCGCCCCGGCGGGCTGATCGTGCTGGACAACACGCTGTTCTTCGGCCGCGTCGTGGACCCGGCCGCGCGGGACGCGGACACCGAGGCGATCCGGGCGCTCAACGCGGCGCTGCGCACCGACGACCGGGTCGAGCTGTGCCTGTTGCCGATGGCCGACGGCATCACGTTGGCCCGCAGGACGAAGACGTGA
- a CDS encoding acyl carrier protein, translating into MTESATLTETAIEERIQEFLTAKTKLRWEPEVDLFASGVVSSLFAMELVVFVESTFDVAVEGPDLALDNFRTVRSMSALVTRLRDGQPGA; encoded by the coding sequence ATGACCGAGTCGGCGACCCTGACCGAGACCGCGATCGAGGAGCGGATCCAGGAGTTCCTGACCGCGAAGACCAAGCTGCGCTGGGAGCCGGAGGTCGACCTGTTCGCGTCCGGCGTGGTGTCCTCGCTGTTCGCGATGGAGCTGGTGGTCTTCGTGGAGAGCACCTTCGACGTCGCGGTGGAGGGACCGGACCTCGCGCTGGACAACTTCCGGACCGTGCGCTCGATGAGCGCGCTGGTGACGCGCCTGCGCGACGGGCAGCCCGGTGCCTGA
- a CDS encoding acyl-CoA dehydrogenase family protein: MPDDLAPLVTETVGDAADGWDTAGAIPVELLRGLGAKGVLCAEVAAEHGGLGLSGAANGELTAHTGALCSSLRSVMTSQGMAAWTIQRLGDRAQRAEHLARLTGGDLAAVAFSEPGAGSDLAAVAAEIRPDGDHVVVRGVKTWITAAAYADVVVVFGRYGGGAAAVVVPTSAPGVRVERVPSPMGCRAAGHSTVTLDDVRLPADAVLAAAGQPITMLTTIALTYGRLSVAWGCVGILRACLSAAVGHAKRREQFGARLLDHQLVARHVAELYVAERTATHACAEAAAAWDARSPRQAAAAVLAKHVASGNAARGAASAVQVLASAGAVDGHVVARAYRDAKLMEIIEGSTEISQLILAEHAAATC; encoded by the coding sequence GTGCCTGACGACCTCGCCCCGCTCGTCACCGAGACCGTCGGCGACGCCGCCGACGGCTGGGACACCGCGGGCGCGATCCCCGTCGAGCTGCTGCGCGGCCTCGGCGCCAAGGGCGTCCTGTGCGCCGAGGTGGCCGCCGAGCACGGCGGCCTCGGGCTGTCCGGCGCGGCCAACGGCGAGCTGACCGCGCACACCGGGGCGCTGTGCAGCTCGCTCCGCAGCGTCATGACCTCGCAGGGCATGGCCGCGTGGACCATCCAGCGGCTCGGCGACCGGGCGCAGCGCGCCGAGCACCTCGCCCGGCTGACCGGCGGCGACCTCGCCGCGGTGGCGTTCAGCGAACCCGGCGCGGGCAGCGACCTGGCCGCCGTCGCCGCGGAGATCCGCCCCGACGGCGACCACGTGGTCGTGCGCGGCGTCAAGACGTGGATCACCGCGGCGGCCTACGCCGACGTCGTGGTGGTCTTCGGCCGCTACGGCGGCGGCGCGGCGGCGGTGGTCGTGCCCACGTCCGCGCCGGGCGTGCGGGTGGAGCGGGTGCCGAGCCCGATGGGCTGCCGCGCGGCGGGCCACTCCACCGTCACCCTGGACGACGTCCGGCTGCCGGCGGACGCCGTGCTCGCCGCGGCCGGCCAGCCGATCACCATGCTGACCACCATCGCCCTGACCTACGGCAGGCTGTCCGTGGCGTGGGGCTGCGTCGGCATCCTGCGCGCCTGCCTGTCCGCCGCGGTCGGGCACGCCAAGCGGCGCGAGCAGTTCGGCGCGCGGCTGCTGGACCACCAGCTCGTGGCGCGGCACGTCGCCGAGCTGTACGTCGCCGAGCGCACCGCCACCCACGCCTGCGCCGAGGCCGCCGCCGCGTGGGACGCCCGGTCGCCGCGCCAAGCCGCCGCGGCGGTGCTGGCCAAGCACGTCGCGTCGGGCAACGCGGCGCGTGGCGCGGCGTCGGCCGTGCAGGTGCTCGCCTCGGCGGGCGCGGTGGACGGCCACGTCGTGGCGCGGGCGTACCGCGACGCCAAGCTCATGGAGATCATCGAGGGCAGCACCGAGATCAGCCAGCTGATCCTGGCGGAGCACGCCGCCGCCACCTGCTGA